The DNA sequence GCGGATCCTTTACCGTTTCCAATATTGTTATTCTCTTCATCGCCGTAGCGTGATTCCCCAATATATTCGGTTTGAATAGATATTTGCGCTTTAGCCTGCGTGATTCCCATTAGTAAAACTAACAAAGTAAGTAAGGAAGATGTTCTCATGATTTAATTTTTTTATTTGACAGGGCAAAACTATTCCAAGAGTTAAAAGTTTTTTTTTGGTTTTGACCAATGGCTTGCATTTGTTGACCAGTGGTTCTTGATATGATAGAAAATGCATTAAATTTACAATCAAACTTTATCAGTATGTTTACAATCAAAAGAATCAGCCTTCTTTTTTGGATCTTTTTATTCCTTGTTATTTTTTTGCAGTTAATGCTTTCGGGTATTCCAAAATTTAGTTTTCCGTGTGCTTTTTTAACTACAGGTTTTAATGTGCTGACCCTGCGTTTGCATGTATGTTTTCTGAATGTATTTATAAGAAAATATATGGAAACACATGATACGGGAAAATTCGTGTTTTCGGTACTTTTTATTAGTTCCATCACGGCCTTTTTTATTACAATAGAATGTTATTTAATAATTCGCTTTATGATGCCTGAAGCTGTTTATACGAAAAACGATATGATTTCCATGTTTTTTGGAACGTTTATGGCCAGTATCTTAGTTTCGGGTATGTGTTATTCTATCGAAATGTTTCGAAAGAATGTCGTCGCAGAGAAAAGACATCAGGAACTAAGAAATAGTGTGCTGGAAATGGAAATCGATCATTTAAGAACCCAACTTAGCCCGCATTTCACCTTTAACATACTCAATAATCTTCAGTTTTTGATTCGTAAGGATCAGGATGAAGCCTTAGAATTGTTGTCGGCCTACAGTAAAATATTGCGCTATTACGTCTACGAATCTCAGAATAAATGGATCAGATTAGACAGCGAGATTACTTTTCTAAAACATTATTTTGAGTTAGAAAAAGGCCGCTCGGGGGAAGATCTTGAGATTTCCTGTCAATGGGACATACCCGAAAATACACTTTTGGTAATTCCTTTTCTGTTATCGACGTTTGTAGAAAATGCGTTCAAGCACGTTTCTTCTTTCAGCGAAAAAAAGAACTACATAGAACTGCATGTTTTTCTAAAAGAGGAAAATCAATTGTTTTTGAAGATAAAAAATTCATTCGATTCAGAAGTGTTAAATCGCAAGAAGGCGGGAGTAGGGTTGACTTATGCTAAGAAAAGATTAGAACTTTCCTATAAAGATAATTATGATTTAGAGTTTGTTTCTGAAGCAGACTCTTATAGTGTAAGCCTTAAATTAAACTTGACCAACGCATGAAATGTATCGTAATTGACGACGAAAGAATTGCCAGAGAAGGTCTGGATTCTTTTATAAAAGAGATTGATTTTCTAAGTAATGAAGGGGTGTTTTCTAATGCGCATCTGGCTCTCGAAAAACTAAAAACAGAAACCATTGACCTGATCTTTCTGGATATAGAAATGCCATTGCTTAACGGACTGGAATTTGCAAAACGAATTGCAGACAAACCTTCAATGATTGTTTTCACAACGGCCTATTCGGAGTATGCCCTCAAAGGCTATAAGGTAAATGCTGTAGACTATTTGTTAAAGCCGATCTTTTTTGAAGACTTTAAAGCCGCGGTTTTTAAAGCCAAAAAGCTGTACGATTTAATGTATCAGCAGGAGTTGATTTCGAAACCTTTGTTTTTTAAAGAAAACGGGACGACTGTAAAAGTGCATCCAAGGCAAATAATGTATATCAAGAGTATGCAGAATTATATTGAAATATATACAGAGAACAGTAAAAAAATCATCATTCATCAAACCTTAAAAGGCATTATGGATCAGCTTCCCAATGCTGACTTTTTACAGATTCATCGCTGTTATATTGTGAATGCAAAATACATAACACATATTGATGGTTTCAAACTCTCCGTAAAGGACACTGTTTTGCCGATTGCAAGAAACCGGAAAATTAGTGTTATGGAGCGATTCAAAAATTAGAGAGGCTTGGTAGTGGCTTTAATTAATTTTAGCAAGTGATTATATTGCTTCCCATACAGCCTTCTGATGTTGGCACAGTTTCAATTTCACAGAAAAAAATGATTCCTATAAGAATGCTATAATACAAAATGTCCATGAGTTTAATACAACACTGATTTTGGAATGATGTATTTATCATTTGGCGACAAGATTTTCATACAAATGGATTAACAAGGTTATTCTTTTAAATTAATGAGTATATTTGAGAGTATAACTGTAGCCAAAATGAAACGATCCCAACTAGTAGTACTGTTGTTATTTATCGCTCTTGTAGTAATTCTCTTTGTGGATTTTGATGTCAAAGGTGACATTCCCGCTGCACCAAAAAAGAAACTGCCTAACCAACCGGGGATTGTATTAACTTTTGATGACGATTATGTAGATACCTGGTATAATGCCGAAAAAGAACTGCGTCCCTACAATTGGAAAGCTACTTTTTTTATCTGTAAGTACAGTGCCTTTACACCGGAACAAAAAGAAAAGCTGCATTATCTTCAGAATATGGGACATGATATAGCCGGACATGGTTACAATCATGAGAATGCCGTTAAATATGCCGCACAATATGGACTCGACGCATATATAAAAAACGAAATCCTTCCGCTAAAAGAAATCATGCGCAAAGATGGATTTGATATAAAGTCTTTTGCCTATCCCGACGGAGCCAGAAACAGTCAGCTGGATAAAAGGCTACTCAAATATTTTGATTTTATAAGGGGAACAACTTACGGTGAACTTAGACCGGAAGCTCAGTATTGTTATTATGAGAACAAACGTGTGATCTACGGTTTAGGAATAGACGAAGACTACGAACAGTTTAATCTGGAATATTACAAAAGCCTTTTACTTTACGCAAAAAAGCACAATAAAATTGTCATTTTCTACGGACATAAAACAGTAGACAAAGTAAACGATAGGTTAGAAACTCCGATCGGATTACTGAAACAGCTCTGTGCGTTTGCAATAGAAAATAACCTTAAATTTTATTCGGTTGATGATTTAAAGAACTTAGAAAAGTGATTGATTTCATTAGCCTGCAAGGAACTTTGCTTTTAAGTTTAAAAACCTAATTTTGATCTATAAGTAGTATAACATAAAACCCACCATTATGAAATCAGATTTTTACACCAAGTTTATTTTGACCGTTATTGCGATTTGTCTAAGCATTCTTACGCTTAAAAGTATTGACTTTATTCCAAAAGCTTATGGAGGAAGTTTAAAATCTGAAGATAAGAAACCGCTTTTAAATACGAATTACGCTTTAGTGCCAGTAAATTCTAATGGCACAATAGATGTCAACATAAAAAGTAGTTCAATGCTTGATGTCAATGTTAGTAAGGTCACTACATCAGATGAATTAGAAGTTAATATTACTGAAGTAGCAGGTTCTTCTCTACTATATGGAGCAGTGCCAGTAAAAATAAAACAATAGCGTTTGAGCCAATGGCAAGTAATACCATATCGTACTAAAATAATTAAAGAAAATCTAATTAATTCTAGTTGTTATTTAATAATTAGTTGGTCCTATTTGACGAAAACACAAAAAGATTGATTACCACCTGCTTCTGCTCAATGTCATTCAGTTAAGGATTGTAAAAAAAAGTCTCACGCAGATTTTAGCGGATTAAAATAAAAAAAATCCGCCGGATCCGCAGAATCTGCGTGAAAAAATATCTTCACTGAATGACATTGGGCTTCAGCTGGAGGTAAATGATTGAGAGGTGAATCATTGGGATTAGTCGAAAGATCCGGGGGTATAATTCGGCTAAAGCCATAAAATCCTGAACTACTTGTAATCCTCCAGCTGAAGCTGGAGGCTATTTATATTTTGGAGAGTTATAGATTTTATACTAAAGTCTCTCAGTTTCATTTAGAGTGAAACGGAGAGACTATTATAGAAAGCGTAAAATTTATCTTTTTACAAATTAAGTTTTCGGTATTGCAAAGGCGAAAGTTGCTTTAATTCTTTGAATTTTCGGTTGAAATTAGAGATGTTATTAAAGCCACATAACTCTGCAATTTCTAATACAGAGAGCTCTCCGCTACTCGATAATAGTTTTGCCGCCCGCTCAATCCGGACTTCGATGAGAAACTGAAAAAAAGATTTGTTGGTCCGGACTTTAAAATACCGGCAAAACGCATTTTTAGTCATACTCGCTATCGAGGCAATTTCGTCAAGAGTAATGTTTTTTTGAAAATTGGTCATTACATATTCAAAAACGGTTTGCATTCTCTTGCCTTCATTATCCGTTATTTTTTTATGATACAAGTAATTAGAGAGCGAGTTGTTCTCTGAGACCGAAAGCCATTTTACAATATCCAGAAACAGTATAAAACGAGAATAGCTGTCCGCTTTTTTGAGCTTCTTAAAATATTTAGTGACTTTTTTGGGAGCATTGTGAATGATGAATCCATTTTTGCTGCTTTCTAAGATCGGATGAATGTTTTTGAAGGTAGGCAATTCAAAAAAATCCTTTCCAAAAGAATTAAAAGTAAAAAATAAGGTTCGCATAATAGAAGTTTCGTTTTCCTGAACGTCGCTTCTAAAAACGTGAGGTAAATTACTGCCAATCACTAATACATCGCCTTCGCGATATTGTGAAATGGTGTCTCCGGCAAAAATGGCTCCTTCTCCTTTTTCGATAAAGCTGATCTGAATTTCTTCATGTTGGTGTAATTTGTCGTAAAAAGAGATTTCTATATCTTCTTGATAGATAAGGGGTTCTTCTCCAGATTTAGGGATCTTAAATGGAAAAACTTTCATGGTTTGGTTGGTTAGTTATAATCAAATATATTGCATTTTAACAAAAAAATGATGATATAGTGATCAGTTTTTTATGTTTATTGACTATACAGGGTAATATAGTATTGTTTTGAGGTAATTATTTGCCTGAATGCTCTGTTGTTTCTAGATAATTTTGGTCTATAATAAAAAATCAATAGTATGAGTATTCAATGGAACGGCGTTATGCCGGCAGTAACTACAAAATTTACTGCAGATGATAAGTTAGACTTCAATATGTTTGAAGTTAATATGAAGGCACAATTAGAGGCCGGTGTATCAGGAATTATTTTAGGTGGAACATTGGGGGAAGCCAGTACACTTTTGGAAGACGAGAAAAGAGAGTTGGTCAAACATACTGTTGCACTTACTAATGGTAAAGTACCTGTGATTATGAATATTGCAGAACAAACTACAAGAGGAGCAATTTTGGCAGCCAATAAAGCGGAGCA is a window from the Flavobacterium cupriresistens genome containing:
- a CDS encoding AraC family transcriptional regulator, coding for MKVFPFKIPKSGEEPLIYQEDIEISFYDKLHQHEEIQISFIEKGEGAIFAGDTISQYREGDVLVIGSNLPHVFRSDVQENETSIMRTLFFTFNSFGKDFFELPTFKNIHPILESSKNGFIIHNAPKKVTKYFKKLKKADSYSRFILFLDIVKWLSVSENNSLSNYLYHKKITDNEGKRMQTVFEYVMTNFQKNITLDEIASIASMTKNAFCRYFKVRTNKSFFQFLIEVRIERAAKLLSSSGELSVLEIAELCGFNNISNFNRKFKELKQLSPLQYRKLNL
- a CDS encoding polysaccharide deacetylase family protein, with translation MSIFESITVAKMKRSQLVVLLLFIALVVILFVDFDVKGDIPAAPKKKLPNQPGIVLTFDDDYVDTWYNAEKELRPYNWKATFFICKYSAFTPEQKEKLHYLQNMGHDIAGHGYNHENAVKYAAQYGLDAYIKNEILPLKEIMRKDGFDIKSFAYPDGARNSQLDKRLLKYFDFIRGTTYGELRPEAQYCYYENKRVIYGLGIDEDYEQFNLEYYKSLLLYAKKHNKIVIFYGHKTVDKVNDRLETPIGLLKQLCAFAIENNLKFYSVDDLKNLEK
- a CDS encoding sensor histidine kinase, encoding METHDTGKFVFSVLFISSITAFFITIECYLIIRFMMPEAVYTKNDMISMFFGTFMASILVSGMCYSIEMFRKNVVAEKRHQELRNSVLEMEIDHLRTQLSPHFTFNILNNLQFLIRKDQDEALELLSAYSKILRYYVYESQNKWIRLDSEITFLKHYFELEKGRSGEDLEISCQWDIPENTLLVIPFLLSTFVENAFKHVSSFSEKKNYIELHVFLKEENQLFLKIKNSFDSEVLNRKKAGVGLTYAKKRLELSYKDNYDLEFVSEADSYSVSLKLNLTNA
- a CDS encoding LytR/AlgR family response regulator transcription factor; this translates as MKCIVIDDERIAREGLDSFIKEIDFLSNEGVFSNAHLALEKLKTETIDLIFLDIEMPLLNGLEFAKRIADKPSMIVFTTAYSEYALKGYKVNAVDYLLKPIFFEDFKAAVFKAKKLYDLMYQQELISKPLFFKENGTTVKVHPRQIMYIKSMQNYIEIYTENSKKIIIHQTLKGIMDQLPNADFLQIHRCYIVNAKYITHIDGFKLSVKDTVLPIARNRKISVMERFKN